One segment of Agromyces albus DNA contains the following:
- a CDS encoding MFS transporter: MALTTEPQTTPPGVPASTDTATSELVHRPGRWIDNWNPEDTSQWNLVGRAIAKRNLGWSIFAEFLGFVVWQLWSIVVVSLPAVGFNFDTGQTFWLISMPALVGATLRLPYTFMVPRFGGRNWTIVSAGLLLIPAIGLGIAVSNPETPFGVMLLMAAFAGFGGGNFASSMANITFFFPQREKGWALGLNAAGGNLGASVAQFVVPIAITIGAAATLNLPLAGWVWIPLIIAAMIGAYFFMDNLSSAKADIAGSLAAVREPHMWILAFLYIGTFGSFIGFASVFPKLIADQFPDFSTIQVGSASVGLAFLGALVGSLARPYGGKLADRFGGALITVVTFGVMALGATLVLLTLPAGNFWLFLGCFLLLFVASGVGNGSTYRMIPTVFAARAGTANAHENAADVGTQRKAAAALGIISAVGAYGGFAIPQVLGAAKTGTGSYDAAFIGFIVAYVVFSAVTAFFYLRRGSSVAGQRI, encoded by the coding sequence ATGGCACTCACCACCGAACCCCAGACCACGCCCCCCGGCGTCCCGGCTTCGACCGACACCGCGACCAGCGAACTCGTCCACCGGCCAGGTCGCTGGATCGACAACTGGAACCCCGAGGACACCTCGCAGTGGAACCTCGTGGGGCGTGCGATCGCCAAGCGCAACCTCGGCTGGTCGATCTTCGCCGAGTTCCTCGGCTTCGTCGTCTGGCAGCTCTGGAGCATCGTCGTCGTCTCGCTCCCGGCCGTCGGCTTCAACTTCGACACGGGGCAGACGTTCTGGCTCATCTCGATGCCCGCCCTCGTCGGCGCGACCCTGCGACTCCCCTACACCTTCATGGTGCCTCGCTTCGGCGGCCGCAACTGGACGATCGTCTCGGCAGGGCTCCTGCTGATCCCCGCGATCGGGCTCGGCATCGCGGTGTCCAACCCCGAGACGCCCTTCGGCGTCATGCTCCTCATGGCGGCGTTCGCCGGCTTCGGCGGCGGCAACTTCGCGAGCTCGATGGCGAACATCACGTTCTTCTTCCCGCAGCGGGAGAAGGGCTGGGCGCTCGGGCTCAACGCGGCCGGCGGCAACCTCGGCGCATCCGTGGCCCAGTTCGTCGTGCCGATCGCGATCACGATCGGTGCAGCGGCCACGCTCAACCTCCCGCTCGCGGGCTGGGTCTGGATCCCGCTGATCATCGCGGCGATGATCGGCGCCTACTTCTTCATGGACAACCTCTCGAGCGCGAAGGCCGACATCGCCGGCTCGCTCGCCGCGGTGCGCGAACCGCACATGTGGATCCTCGCGTTCCTCTACATCGGCACCTTCGGCTCCTTCATCGGCTTCGCGAGCGTGTTCCCGAAGCTCATCGCCGATCAGTTCCCCGACTTCTCAACCATCCAGGTCGGCTCGGCCTCGGTCGGGCTCGCCTTCCTCGGTGCGCTCGTCGGCTCGCTCGCCCGTCCCTACGGCGGCAAGCTCGCCGATCGCTTCGGCGGCGCCCTCATCACGGTGGTCACGTTCGGGGTCATGGCGCTCGGCGCGACGCTCGTGCTGCTGACCCTGCCGGCCGGGAACTTCTGGCTCTTCCTCGGCTGCTTCCTGCTGCTCTTCGTCGCGAGCGGCGTCGGCAACGGCTCGACCTACCGGATGATCCCCACGGTCTTCGCGGCCCGGGCCGGCACGGCGAACGCCCACGAGAACGCGGCAGACGTCGGCACGCAACGCAAGGCGGCCGCAGCACTCGGCATCATCTCGGCCGTCGGCGCCTACGGCGGCTTCGCGATCCCGCAGGTGCTCGGCGCCGCCAAGACCGGCACCGGCAGCTACGACGCGGCCTTCATCGGCTTCATCGTCGCCTATGTGGTGTTCTCTGCCGTCACGGCCTTCTTCTACCTCCGCCGCGGCTCCTCGGTGGCGGGGCAGCGCATCTAG